Proteins encoded by one window of Pseudonocardia sp. HH130629-09:
- a CDS encoding NADH:flavin oxidoreductase, translating to MSTRAARLLGRPYSLGSAQLANRIVMAPMTRYFSPGGLPGEDVAAYYARRAAAGTGLIITEGTYIDDPSAGDSADVPRFHGEASLAGWATVVEAVHEAGGRIMPQLWHVGITREAGKPPFPEAPSVGPSGVALDGTEGAGQALDLAGIDRIVGAFAEAAAQAERIGFDGVELHGAHGYLIDEFLWERTNRRTDGYGGGLAERARFAAEIVAAVRERVAPDYPVVFRFSQWKSNHYDARLAATPDELTEVLTPLADAGVTAFHASGRRYWEPEFPDADAELNIAGWARKVTGLPTITVGSVGLDQVFDPAMFAGADARADVSGVEKLLDRLEDDEFDLVAVGRALLADPEWGSKVLEGRESELVPFTKAALGTLH from the coding sequence GTGTCCACCCGCGCCGCACGGCTGCTCGGCCGTCCGTACTCGCTCGGCTCCGCACAGCTGGCCAACCGCATCGTCATGGCCCCGATGACCCGGTACTTCTCTCCCGGTGGCCTCCCCGGCGAGGACGTCGCGGCCTACTACGCCCGCCGGGCTGCCGCCGGGACCGGCCTGATCATCACCGAGGGGACCTACATCGACGACCCGTCCGCGGGCGACTCCGCCGACGTCCCGCGTTTCCACGGCGAGGCGTCGCTCGCCGGGTGGGCGACGGTCGTCGAGGCGGTGCACGAGGCGGGCGGCCGGATCATGCCGCAGCTCTGGCACGTCGGCATCACCCGCGAGGCCGGGAAGCCGCCGTTCCCCGAGGCCCCGTCCGTCGGCCCGTCGGGCGTCGCGCTCGACGGCACCGAGGGCGCGGGGCAGGCGCTGGACCTCGCCGGGATCGACCGGATCGTCGGCGCGTTCGCCGAGGCCGCGGCGCAGGCCGAGCGGATCGGCTTCGACGGCGTCGAGCTGCACGGCGCGCACGGCTACCTGATCGACGAGTTCCTGTGGGAGCGCACCAACCGCCGCACCGACGGCTACGGCGGCGGCCTGGCCGAGCGCGCCCGCTTCGCCGCCGAGATCGTCGCCGCGGTCCGCGAACGCGTCGCGCCCGACTATCCGGTCGTGTTCCGATTCTCCCAGTGGAAGAGCAACCACTACGACGCGCGTCTCGCCGCCACCCCCGACGAGCTGACCGAGGTGCTGACCCCGCTCGCCGACGCCGGGGTGACCGCGTTCCACGCGTCCGGGCGCCGCTACTGGGAGCCGGAGTTCCCCGACGCCGACGCCGAGCTCAACATCGCCGGGTGGGCCCGCAAGGTCACCGGGCTGCCGACGATCACCGTCGGCTCGGTCGGCCTGGACCAGGTCTTCGACCCGGCGATGTTCGCCGGCGCCGACGCCCGCGCCGACGTGAGCGGCGTCGAGAAGCTCCTCGACCGGCTGGAGGACGACGAGTTCGACCTCGTCGCCGTCGGCCGGGCGCTGCTCGCCGACCCCGAGTGGGGCAGCAAGGTACTGGAGGGCCGCGAGTCCGAGCTGGTGCCCTTCACCAAGGCGGCGCTGGGCACCCTGCACTGA
- a CDS encoding RrF2 family transcriptional regulator codes for MLDIRFSRALQAMLYLAVAAEDDGSTVSSGRLAEALGTNSSLVRRLLVPLGAAGLVESTKGRSGGARLARPAGEITLAEIHRCAVGEKPIWACSPETEHVCPVTPHAAAYFAGLTADVEQAVQASLEGRTLADALREMRGLASASRPGSP; via the coding sequence GTGCTGGACATCCGGTTCTCCCGTGCCCTGCAGGCGATGCTCTACCTCGCCGTGGCCGCGGAGGACGACGGGTCGACGGTCAGCTCCGGGCGGCTCGCCGAGGCCCTCGGGACGAACTCGAGCCTCGTGCGCAGGCTGCTCGTGCCGCTCGGGGCCGCGGGTCTGGTCGAGTCGACGAAGGGGCGCAGCGGTGGTGCCCGGCTGGCCCGGCCGGCCGGGGAGATCACCCTCGCCGAGATCCACCGCTGCGCGGTCGGGGAGAAGCCGATCTGGGCGTGCAGCCCGGAGACCGAGCACGTCTGCCCGGTCACGCCGCACGCCGCTGCGTACTTCGCCGGGCTGACCGCGGACGTGGAGCAGGCGGTGCAGGCGTCGCTGGAGGGGCGGACGCTGGCCGACGCGCTGCGCGAGATGCGCGGCCTGGCGAGCGCTAGCCGTCCAGGAAGTCCCTGA
- a CDS encoding alpha/beta fold hydrolase: MTTDDRPARPRDPPSRGRPARPPRRRRRPAGAAALRRRPGQRAAQLAPPDPRVVAPDWPKQGRSRPWHGRATHEVLLRTVVDVLDDLGIERAAVVGLSQGGALALATAIEHPDRVERVVALAPAGTLSFPPGLHQLLWLTARVPLLSRTLPNLAFRSRAAVTAFARRALFGDAGRVPDLDEIVDAVLAEARSGNAGSSDWQNGSIGFRRMQVDLRPRLSEIRCPALFVQGDRDAGVPVATTRAAAEAVPGARFVLLPGRGHWSNRESPDEVNALVRDFLDG; encoded by the coding sequence ATGACGACCGATGACCGACCTGCGCGACCACGTGATCCCCCGTCCCGAGGGCGACCTGCACGTCCACCTCGCCGACGACGCCGGCCCGCCGGTGCTGCTGCTCTCCGGCGCCGGCCTGGACAACGCGCTGCTCAGCTGGCGCCACCTGATCCCCGCGTCGTCGCCCCCGACTGGCCGAAGCAGGGGCGCAGCCGGCCGTGGCACGGCAGGGCGACCCACGAGGTGCTGCTGCGCACGGTCGTCGACGTGCTGGACGACCTCGGCATCGAGCGGGCCGCCGTCGTCGGGCTGTCCCAGGGCGGCGCCCTCGCACTGGCGACCGCGATCGAGCACCCCGACCGGGTGGAACGGGTCGTCGCGCTGGCCCCGGCCGGGACGCTGAGCTTCCCGCCCGGGCTGCACCAGCTGCTGTGGCTGACCGCGCGGGTGCCCCTGCTGTCGCGGACCCTGCCGAACCTGGCCTTCCGCAGCCGGGCCGCGGTCACCGCGTTCGCCCGCCGCGCCCTGTTCGGCGACGCCGGCCGCGTGCCCGACCTGGACGAGATCGTCGACGCCGTCCTCGCCGAGGCCCGGTCCGGGAACGCGGGCAGCTCGGACTGGCAGAACGGCTCGATCGGGTTCCGCCGGATGCAGGTCGACCTGCGCCCCCGGCTCTCGGAGATCCGCTGCCCCGCGCTGTTCGTGCAGGGCGACCGGGACGCCGGCGTCCCCGTGGCGACCACGCGCGCGGCCGCCGAGGCCGTGCCCGGCGCCCGGTTCGTACTGCTGCCCGGGCGGGGCCACTGGTCGAACCGGGAGTCCCCGGACGAGGTGAACGCCCTGGTCAGGGACTTCCTGGACGGCTAG
- a CDS encoding energy-coupling factor transporter transmembrane component T family protein, whose amino-acid sequence MTPLGLYAPGDSLLHRAPAGPSLLVVLALAIGAVLTEDPRVLGGLCLAVAAGYVVARIPWHRVRPVLRTLVLLAVLLGVVQWWLLGPERTLVIVLRLLAAMGAATLFTLTTRVDDLVSAVERGLGPLRRFGLAPERLGLLVGLTVQSIGTLSGIAGQVRAAAKARGADRSPAAFAVPFLVRTLRHADALGEALAARGWGDEDDDR is encoded by the coding sequence GTGACCCCGCTGGGGCTCTACGCGCCCGGTGACAGCCTGCTGCACCGGGCGCCCGCCGGGCCGTCGCTGCTGGTGGTGCTGGCCCTCGCGATCGGGGCGGTGCTCACCGAGGATCCGCGGGTGCTCGGCGGGCTGTGCCTGGCCGTCGCCGCCGGCTACGTGGTGGCCCGGATCCCGTGGCACCGGGTCCGGCCGGTGCTGCGCACGCTGGTGCTGCTGGCCGTGCTGCTCGGCGTGGTCCAGTGGTGGCTGCTCGGTCCGGAGCGGACGCTGGTGATCGTGCTCCGGCTGCTCGCCGCGATGGGCGCGGCGACCCTGTTCACCCTCACCACCCGGGTGGACGACCTGGTCAGCGCGGTGGAACGCGGACTCGGCCCGCTGCGCCGGTTCGGTCTCGCACCCGAGCGCCTCGGCCTTCTCGTCGGACTGACAGTGCAGTCGATAGGAACCCTGTCCGGCATCGCGGGGCAGGTCCGGGCCGCGGCGAAGGCACGGGGGGCGGACCGGTCGCCGGCGGCGTTCGCGGTGCCCTTCCTGGTGCGCACGCTGCGGCACGCCGACGCACTCGGGGAGGCACTGGCCGCACGCGGGTGGGGCGACGAGGATGACGACCGATGA
- a CDS encoding energy-coupling factor ABC transporter ATP-binding protein: protein MIEFTDVGHRYGERTVLDGVTLALAEPRVALVGANGSGKSTLARTVNGLVAPTSGTVRVDGRDPAREGAAVRRRVGFVFSDPDSQIVMPTAGEDVAFSLRRTVRDRAERARLAAETLTGFGLGEHVEHPAHQLSGGQKQLLALAAVLVLDPDVLVCDEPTTLLDLRNKRAFAERLAGLRQQVLLATHDLDLLDDFDRVVVLDGGRVVADDEPGPAVAYYRRLCGS, encoded by the coding sequence GTGATCGAGTTCACCGACGTCGGGCACCGCTACGGCGAGCGCACCGTCCTCGACGGCGTCACCCTCGCCCTCGCCGAGCCCCGGGTCGCGCTGGTCGGGGCGAACGGCTCCGGCAAGTCCACACTGGCCCGGACCGTGAACGGGCTCGTCGCACCGACCTCGGGCACCGTGCGCGTCGACGGCCGCGACCCGGCCCGCGAGGGCGCGGCCGTCCGCCGCCGGGTCGGGTTCGTCTTCTCCGACCCGGACTCCCAGATCGTCATGCCGACCGCGGGCGAGGACGTCGCGTTCTCGCTGCGCCGCACCGTGCGCGACCGCGCCGAGCGGGCCCGGCTCGCCGCGGAGACCCTCACCGGGTTCGGCCTGGGCGAGCACGTGGAGCACCCCGCGCACCAGCTCTCCGGTGGGCAGAAACAGCTGCTCGCGCTGGCCGCGGTGCTGGTCCTCGACCCGGACGTGCTGGTCTGCGACGAGCCGACCACCCTGCTCGACCTGCGCAACAAGCGCGCCTTCGCCGAGCGGCTCGCCGGGCTGCGCCAGCAGGTCCTGCTCGCCACGCACGACCTGGACCTGCTCGACGACTTCGACCGCGTCGTCGTCCTCGACGGCGGGCGGGTCGTCGCCGACGACGAGCCCGGACCGGCCGTCGCGTACTACCGCAGGCTCTGCGGGTCGTGA
- a CDS encoding thiolase family protein, whose product MTVPGSATTADAPVVVAARRTPIGTAGGALRAVTVDALAAPVLAALAGALGGPVDDVLLGNVFGPGGNPARVAALAAGLGDEVPGMTVDRQCASGLAAILTAAAGIRAGDGTGYLAGGAESPSTAPTRTWADGTVYTRAPFAPAGDPDPDMGPAADDVAARAGLSRTRLDAFAARSHARAVDAQRAGRFDDELVPVDGVGGPLTADERPRDRFTADRLARFRPAFTPDGVHTAANSCGVNDGAAAVALVPEWRRRELGVPGLALVSAATRGCPPADLGLGAVPALAALRDRPTTPDAVEFTEAFAGQALACLDAAGIDEHLAGPDGGAIALGHPWGASGAVLVVRLFHRLVVQGRGETGIAALSSGGGLGVATSWRVVR is encoded by the coding sequence GTGACCGTCCCCGGCAGCGCCACCACGGCCGACGCCCCGGTCGTCGTCGCCGCGCGACGCACCCCGATCGGCACCGCGGGTGGCGCGCTGCGTGCGGTGACCGTCGACGCGCTCGCCGCACCCGTGCTCGCCGCACTGGCCGGGGCCCTCGGCGGCCCGGTCGACGACGTGCTGCTCGGCAACGTCTTCGGCCCCGGGGGCAACCCGGCCCGGGTCGCGGCGCTCGCCGCCGGGCTCGGCGACGAGGTGCCCGGCATGACCGTGGACCGGCAGTGCGCGAGCGGGCTGGCCGCGATCCTCACCGCGGCCGCGGGGATCCGTGCCGGCGACGGCACCGGCTACCTGGCAGGCGGTGCCGAGTCCCCGTCGACCGCGCCCACCCGGACGTGGGCCGACGGCACCGTCTACACCCGCGCACCGTTCGCCCCGGCCGGTGACCCGGACCCGGACATGGGCCCGGCCGCGGACGACGTGGCGGCCCGGGCGGGACTGTCCCGCACCCGTCTCGACGCGTTCGCCGCCCGCAGCCACGCCCGCGCCGTCGACGCGCAGCGGGCCGGCCGCTTCGACGACGAGCTCGTCCCGGTCGACGGTGTCGGCGGGCCCCTCACCGCCGACGAGCGGCCCCGCGACCGCTTCACCGCCGACCGTCTCGCCCGGTTCCGCCCCGCGTTCACCCCCGACGGCGTCCACACCGCCGCGAACTCCTGCGGGGTGAACGACGGGGCCGCCGCCGTCGCGCTGGTGCCGGAGTGGCGACGCCGGGAGCTGGGTGTGCCCGGCCTCGCGCTGGTCTCGGCCGCGACCCGCGGCTGCCCTCCGGCCGACCTCGGCCTCGGCGCCGTTCCCGCGCTCGCCGCGCTGCGTGACCGGCCGACGACACCGGACGCCGTCGAGTTCACCGAGGCGTTCGCCGGGCAGGCGCTGGCCTGCCTCGACGCGGCCGGGATCGACGAGCACCTGGCCGGACCGGACGGCGGCGCGATCGCGCTCGGTCACCCATGGGGTGCCTCGGGCGCGGTGCTGGTCGTGCGGCTGTTCCACCGGCTCGTCGTGCAGGGCCGCGGTGAGACCGGGATCGCCGCGCTGTCCTCCGGCGGCGGCCTCGGCGTCGCGACGAGCTGGCGGGTGGTCCGGTGA
- a CDS encoding AMP-binding enzyme: protein MSGAGIDAPDADDDTAPVVPAPWLPRGLADAVGAAGERLSRLGVRSGQRVVLDTPTRARWAVLPYLLAADRLGAASLLADAGWTGRERDAVLSDAAPHHVVGTDGRAATADGGPRTPGLFLLPTTSGSTGSPSVLARDRRSWRIGFDILGALPGPVLVPGPPSSTLYLFGALHALHHGLGLVTRGRLDPTDLPDGGSVHLVPAQLSALLDERERRPGGPAPQVVVCGGAHVAPGIRERCARLLPGTTLLEYYGSAEHSLIATRRDDGPLRPVENVHLTVRDDGLWVDSPQSVRGRFTRGELVPAGPGPTTVGDRAELTADGGLTVLGRAATTISSGGTLVAAEEVEQVLRGVPGVGDVVVAGTPHASLGMVVTAVVEAGDDVPDRRALRAAARAGLSPAKRPRRWLVTRALPRLGSGKPARAAVDAALRDGTLDAVPLGGPE, encoded by the coding sequence GTGAGCGGGGCCGGCATCGACGCCCCGGACGCCGACGACGACACGGCGCCCGTCGTCCCGGCACCCTGGCTGCCCCGGGGGCTGGCCGACGCCGTCGGAGCGGCCGGGGAACGGCTGTCCCGGCTCGGGGTGCGGAGCGGGCAGCGCGTCGTGCTCGACACCCCCACCCGGGCCCGCTGGGCGGTGCTGCCCTACCTGCTCGCCGCGGACCGGCTGGGCGCGGCGTCGCTGCTCGCCGACGCCGGCTGGACTGGCCGCGAACGCGACGCGGTGCTCTCCGACGCCGCGCCGCACCACGTCGTCGGCACCGACGGGCGGGCCGCGACCGCCGACGGCGGACCACGCACACCCGGCCTGTTCCTGCTCCCGACGACCTCGGGCAGCACCGGTTCCCCCTCCGTGCTGGCCCGCGACCGGCGTTCCTGGCGGATCGGGTTCGACATCCTCGGTGCGCTGCCCGGACCGGTCCTCGTGCCGGGGCCGCCGTCGTCGACGCTGTATCTGTTCGGGGCCCTGCACGCCCTGCACCACGGGCTGGGCCTGGTCACCCGCGGCCGGCTCGACCCGACCGATCTACCCGACGGCGGCTCGGTCCATCTCGTCCCCGCCCAGCTCTCCGCGCTGCTCGACGAGCGCGAGCGCCGCCCGGGCGGCCCGGCACCGCAGGTCGTGGTGTGCGGCGGTGCGCACGTCGCGCCCGGGATACGGGAGCGGTGCGCGCGGCTGCTGCCCGGCACCACGCTGCTCGAGTACTACGGCTCGGCCGAGCACTCGCTGATCGCCACCCGCCGCGACGACGGCCCGCTGCGCCCGGTCGAGAACGTGCACCTCACGGTGCGCGACGACGGGCTGTGGGTGGACAGCCCGCAGTCGGTGCGCGGCCGGTTCACCCGCGGCGAGCTGGTGCCGGCCGGCCCCGGTCCGACGACCGTCGGAGACCGCGCCGAGCTCACCGCCGACGGCGGCCTGACCGTCCTCGGCCGCGCCGCCACCACCATCTCCTCCGGCGGCACGCTGGTGGCCGCGGAGGAGGTCGAGCAGGTCCTGCGCGGCGTGCCGGGCGTCGGTGACGTCGTCGTCGCCGGGACCCCGCACGCGTCGCTGGGGATGGTGGTCACCGCGGTCGTCGAGGCCGGTGACGATGTCCCGGACCGGCGGGCGCTGCGCGCCGCGGCGCGGGCCGGGCTGTCCCCGGCGAAGCGGCCGCGCCGGTGGCTGGTCACCCGGGCGCTCCCGCGGCTGGGCTCGGGCAAGCCCGCCCGCGCCGCCGTCGACGCCGCGCTGCGCGACGGGACCCTCGATGCGGTCCCGCTCGGAGGCCCGGAGTGA
- a CDS encoding biotin transporter BioY yields the protein MSGSRPALPAADLARVVVFAAFIAVLGLFPGFAGVAGVPIVLQNVGPILAGVILGWRLGTASVALLLVLTAVGLPLLSGGRNGAAFFGPSGGFLVGWLLSAVVAGLIVQRFRSRSLPVLLLACLAGLLADYVIGMPWLGVYIGDVTGGIVQSLVFVPGDLIKVVLAALIASLVHRALPDLLPVRPASESRVR from the coding sequence GTGTCCGGATCCCGTCCCGCGCTCCCCGCGGCCGATCTCGCCCGCGTGGTCGTGTTCGCCGCGTTCATCGCCGTCCTCGGGCTGTTCCCCGGCTTCGCCGGAGTGGCCGGGGTGCCGATCGTCCTGCAGAACGTCGGCCCGATCCTGGCCGGCGTCATCCTCGGGTGGCGGCTCGGCACGGCATCGGTCGCGCTGCTGCTGGTGCTCACCGCGGTCGGGCTGCCGCTGCTGTCCGGCGGCCGCAACGGCGCCGCGTTCTTCGGCCCCAGCGGCGGCTTCCTCGTCGGCTGGCTGCTGTCCGCGGTGGTCGCGGGCCTGATCGTGCAACGGTTCCGGTCGCGGTCGCTGCCCGTGCTGCTGCTCGCCTGCCTGGCGGGGCTGCTCGCCGACTACGTGATCGGCATGCCGTGGCTGGGCGTCTACATCGGCGACGTCACCGGCGGGATCGTGCAGTCCCTCGTCTTCGTGCCCGGTGACCTGATCAAGGTGGTGCTGGCCGCGCTGATCGCGTCGCTTGTGCACCGGGCCCTTCCGGACCTGCTGCCGGTCCGCCCTGCGTCCGAGTCCCGGGTCCGGTGA
- a CDS encoding bifunctional UDP-2,4-diacetamido-2,4,6-trideoxy-beta-L-altropyranose hydrolase/GNAT family N-acetyltransferase, producing MRLLLRCDAGPSTGVGHAVRCAAVAEAALLSGHEVFWSGRLDGLGWLWSGLVREPGPVLPPADTAGGLAALAREHRIDAVHVDHYLLGDDLRPALNDAGVVLSTVEDFATGRRPGDVVVDPNMGAEDHPRPDDGSPVLLRGPGYAPLRLTVRRARTRRALRAADAPGTGPPRVLVVMGGTDAAGLLPRAVAALAAADVAAEVDVVVPGGRPLDLPADGPATFRAVPPLPDLPAAMAEADLVVSAAGTTVWELCCVGVPMALVRAADNQTEGYRTVVDAGAAAGLGGTADLADPAATAAVLHALLTSPHDRAALADRAATVVDGEGAGRVVDAVAAAVGTSGGREARVAAEGRVLARVVRARPAGPGDAELLLAWRNDPDTRRWSRSHDAVDLATHRRWLAGSLDRDDRLLLVVADARGTIGTVRWDRDGSGWEVSITVAPERRGEGLALPMLRAGEDALRARTGAGTPVTAVVHTGNDASARLFARAGYGEPGTPDADGFRTLHRVL from the coding sequence ATGCGTCTGCTGCTGCGCTGCGACGCCGGACCGTCGACGGGGGTGGGGCACGCGGTGCGGTGTGCCGCGGTCGCCGAGGCGGCGCTGCTGTCCGGGCACGAGGTGTTCTGGTCGGGCCGGCTCGACGGGCTGGGCTGGCTGTGGTCCGGGCTGGTCCGGGAGCCCGGCCCCGTCCTGCCCCCGGCCGACACCGCCGGCGGGCTCGCAGCGCTGGCCCGTGAGCACCGGATCGACGCCGTGCACGTCGACCACTACCTGCTCGGCGACGACCTGCGCCCGGCCCTGAACGACGCCGGGGTCGTGCTGTCCACCGTGGAGGACTTCGCGACCGGCCGGCGTCCCGGTGACGTGGTGGTCGACCCGAACATGGGAGCCGAGGACCACCCCCGCCCCGACGACGGCTCCCCCGTCCTGCTCCGCGGCCCCGGCTACGCCCCGCTGCGGCTGACCGTCCGCCGTGCCCGCACCCGGCGGGCCCTGCGGGCCGCCGACGCCCCCGGCACCGGGCCGCCCCGCGTGCTGGTCGTCATGGGCGGGACCGACGCCGCCGGGCTGCTGCCCCGGGCGGTCGCCGCCCTCGCCGCCGCGGACGTCGCCGCCGAGGTCGACGTCGTCGTCCCCGGTGGGCGGCCCCTCGACCTGCCCGCCGACGGGCCGGCCACGTTCCGGGCGGTGCCGCCGCTGCCCGACCTGCCCGCCGCGATGGCCGAGGCCGACCTCGTCGTCAGCGCGGCCGGGACGACGGTGTGGGAGCTGTGCTGCGTGGGTGTCCCGATGGCGCTGGTCCGGGCCGCGGACAACCAGACCGAGGGCTACCGGACCGTCGTCGACGCCGGGGCCGCCGCCGGGCTGGGCGGGACCGCGGACCTCGCCGACCCGGCCGCCACCGCGGCCGTGCTGCACGCCCTGCTGACCAGCCCGCACGACCGCGCCGCGCTCGCCGACCGGGCCGCGACCGTCGTCGACGGCGAGGGCGCCGGCCGGGTCGTCGACGCCGTGGCCGCCGCGGTGGGGACGTCCGGTGGCCGGGAGGCACGCGTCGCCGCCGAGGGCCGGGTCCTCGCCCGGGTGGTCCGGGCCCGCCCCGCCGGTCCCGGCGACGCCGAGCTGCTCCTGGCCTGGCGCAACGACCCCGACACCCGTCGCTGGTCACGCAGCCACGACGCGGTCGACCTCGCCACCCACCGCCGCTGGCTCGCCGGCTCGCTGGACCGCGACGACCGGCTGCTCCTGGTCGTCGCCGACGCCCGGGGGACGATCGGCACCGTCCGCTGGGACCGGGACGGGAGCGGCTGGGAGGTCTCGATCACCGTCGCCCCGGAGCGCCGTGGCGAGGGGCTGGCCCTGCCCATGCTGCGGGCCGGGGAGGACGCGCTGCGGGCCCGGACCGGCGCCGGGACCCCGGTGACCGCCGTCGTGCACACCGGCAACGACGCCTCGGCCCGGCTGTTCGCCCGCGCGGGCTACGGCGAGCCCGGCACCCCCGACGCCGACGGATTCCGGACACTCCATCGCGTGCTGTGA
- a CDS encoding cytidylyltransferase domain-containing protein — MRVNAVIQARTGSTRLPGKVLTDLGGTPVLDRVVTAARAASGVDRVVVATSTAPGDDAVAERAATIGVPVVRGSEDDVLARFVQAVDEHPCDAVVRLTADCPLLDPALVSLVAATWRSAPEQDYVATTLVRTLPRGLDVELARVDALRALAGTATGYDRIHVTSGLYGDPDRFRCLGLVVAPAADDLRVTLDTVDDLHALTGLVEALDGRTGWRAVVDVLRSRPDLVERNAHVRQKSLAEG; from the coding sequence GTGCGGGTCAACGCGGTCATCCAGGCGCGGACGGGGTCGACGCGGCTCCCGGGCAAGGTGCTCACCGATCTCGGAGGCACACCGGTGCTCGACCGGGTGGTCACGGCCGCCCGAGCCGCCTCCGGCGTCGACCGGGTCGTGGTCGCGACCTCGACCGCCCCGGGGGACGACGCCGTGGCCGAGCGCGCCGCGACGATCGGCGTCCCGGTGGTGCGCGGCTCCGAGGACGACGTGCTGGCCCGCTTCGTGCAGGCCGTCGACGAGCACCCCTGCGACGCCGTGGTGCGCCTGACGGCGGACTGCCCGCTGCTCGACCCGGCGCTGGTGTCGCTGGTCGCCGCGACCTGGCGGTCCGCGCCGGAGCAGGACTACGTCGCCACCACCCTGGTACGCACCCTGCCGCGCGGCCTGGACGTCGAACTCGCCCGCGTCGACGCGCTGCGCGCGCTGGCCGGCACCGCGACCGGGTACGACCGGATCCACGTGACCTCCGGCCTCTACGGAGACCCGGATCGGTTCCGCTGCCTCGGGCTCGTCGTCGCCCCGGCCGCCGACGACCTGCGCGTCACCCTGGACACCGTCGACGACCTGCACGCCCTGACCGGGCTGGTCGAGGCCCTGGACGGGCGCACCGGGTGGCGGGCGGTCGTCGACGTGCTGCGGTCGCGGCCGGACCTGGTGGAGCGCAACGCGCACGTCCGTCAGAAGTCCCTCGCCGAGGGGTGA
- the pseB gene encoding UDP-N-acetylglucosamine 4,6-dehydratase (inverting), producing MSVLKGSSVLVTGGTGSFGKAFVRTLLDRYEPRRLVILSRDELKQYECRSLFDNDPRLRWFLGDVRDQPRLRRAMHGVDHVVHAAALKQVDTAEYNPFEFIRTNVEGSQNVVEAAIDAGVKKVVALSTDKASSPINLYGATKLCADRLFVSANHYAAAYETRFAVVRYGNVLGSRGSVVPLFKKLAADGQSLPITDKRMTRFWITLPDAVQFVIDSFDAMQGGELYVPRIPSMRMTDLAEAIAPGAATHEIGIRPGEKLHEEMIAADDSRRTLKLADRYVVEPYIAGWGYTSPADGEPVPDGQAYRSDTNDLWLSPEQLRAMVEALD from the coding sequence ATGTCGGTACTCAAGGGCTCGTCGGTCCTGGTCACGGGCGGGACGGGGTCCTTCGGGAAGGCCTTCGTCCGCACCCTGCTCGACCGTTACGAGCCGCGCCGGCTGGTGATCCTCTCGCGCGACGAGCTCAAGCAGTACGAGTGCCGGTCGCTGTTCGACAACGACCCGCGGCTGCGCTGGTTCCTCGGTGACGTCCGGGACCAGCCGCGACTGCGCCGCGCGATGCACGGCGTCGACCACGTCGTGCACGCCGCCGCGCTCAAGCAGGTGGACACGGCCGAGTACAACCCGTTCGAGTTCATCCGGACCAACGTCGAGGGCTCGCAGAACGTCGTCGAGGCCGCGATCGACGCCGGGGTGAAGAAGGTCGTCGCGCTGTCCACGGACAAGGCGTCGAGCCCGATCAACCTCTACGGCGCCACCAAGCTGTGCGCCGACCGGCTGTTCGTGAGCGCGAACCACTACGCCGCCGCCTACGAGACCCGGTTCGCCGTGGTCCGCTACGGCAACGTGCTGGGCAGCCGCGGGTCGGTCGTCCCGCTGTTCAAGAAGCTCGCCGCCGACGGCCAGTCGCTGCCGATCACCGACAAGCGGATGACCCGGTTCTGGATCACCCTGCCGGACGCGGTGCAGTTCGTCATCGACTCCTTCGACGCGATGCAGGGCGGGGAGTTGTACGTGCCGCGCATCCCGTCGATGCGGATGACCGACCTCGCCGAGGCCATCGCCCCCGGCGCCGCGACCCACGAGATCGGGATCCGGCCGGGGGAGAAGCTGCACGAGGAGATGATCGCCGCGGACGACTCGCGGCGGACCCTCAAGCTGGCCGACCGCTACGTCGTGGAGCCCTACATCGCGGGCTGGGGCTACACCTCCCCGGCCGACGGTGAGCCGGTCCCGGACGGGCAGGCCTACCGGTCGGACACCAACGACCTGTGGCTCTCGCCCGAGCAGCTGCGCGCGATGGTCGAGGCGCTCGACTGA